The stretch of DNA TTCATTTTGGTCTAGAATGATTTGACCCCTAATGTGAGTGGGGAGCTCCCACTTGTTGTAGAAGTGTGTTTGTGATGCAAAATGCTGACCGAGTTTGGACAATGAGTCTGTAGGGTAATTGACTTCTCTGTATACATGGGAGATTGTAATGACTTCACATTGCTAACAAAGATCCTTGAGTTTCTGCATTTGCATATCCAAGTTCCAGGGGGTGCACTCTCTCTATCTAGCCATTGCTTGAGTAGATTGGAGTCCGTTTCAAGCTGAATCTTGGTGAATCCATTGTCCACACACCATTTGACTCCAATGATAGTTTCTTCTATTTCTGCTAGATTATTGGAGCCCTCACCAAGTGTACAAGATATGGCATGAATGAATTGGCGTTTATGACCCCTTACAATGACTCCAGCTCCAATTTTACCTAGGTTGGTAAGTGCACTAGCACCACTATTAACTTTCACAAAATTGGGTTTCTGTCATATCACCTGAACAATTGTGGTAATATGTTTTAGCTCTTCCACCATAGTATAAAGATCAGTCTACTTATGAGGTCATTTCATATTGGGATGACTGGCTTTGACGAGGAAATGAATACCTAAGTTAATAGCAAGAATAACTCTAACCATAGAAGAAGTTTTTTCCCCATACTTAGCACTACATCTATATTTCCAAAGATTCCAGCAAACAATGATGGTAACTCTGTCCAAAAGTAGTTGTTGCAGTTCATTGTTGCTTTTGTGGAGCCACCATTTCAGTAGAAGCAAATTAACAAGTAACTCATCAGTGCTTATACATGTGATGCATGTAAAATTTCTACATACAGTTCTGGCAAGAGGACCCCTGCTGAAAATGTGGTCTATGGATTCACATTGGGATTATCTGCAGCATACACATTTTAGAGTAGAAGTTGGAGGTTGTTTGGTataatttaggaattttatataattaagatttagacctcaaattgaggtcgaatttcgtaACAAAGTACATATTcgtactcgggggtgaatgggtaatggGAATTTCGTCTTAATTTCGGATTTCGACCACGTGGGCCTGAGTTAactttttgttgaattttttattatgttaaagattgaacctttttcattcaagagtagtttttaaagcttgttttgatatttttgaacaatAATTGACTAGATACGGGTGGTTTGGAGGCATGTTCAAAAGTAAAAGGCATGTTGGGTTGTTGATTGGTTCCGAAAAGAAGTAAGTGTCTtagttaaccttgatttgaggggaATAGAGTAGAATCGAGTCTATTTGAGATGTGATCTATGTGTTGGGTGagatgtatatgcaaggtgataGTTGTATAAGCGTTGGTCATGGGATAAGCATGCAGGTAGAATTTGCCTTATTTGTGCCACGTGATTTGTGTATTATGTCTTCCATGCTTTAGATATATTGTACAATTCTTTATATAACGACCCAACGAGTCATTTTGAACTCTAGCATGTCATTCGGTGGTTCGAGGCCTTGGGTAACTTCACTTTATGTATATAACTTTCCCGTGTAGGCGGTTTTGATTTTTGAgcagtttggagttgatttgcaagaataattctcaattcggaagctttaagttggaggagttgaccaatgtttgacttttatgtaaacgacctcagaattgggatttgaagattcctaTAAGTTCAtaaggtgatttcggacttgggcatatgtccgagtTGAGTATTAGATGGCCAGAGAGTGATTAAGCGCTTATTATCTAAAGttgtattttgaaggttttgaaatttACTAAGTTTGAGTTGGCATGTGCTTTGTTGTTATCGGACTGCGGGCGGTATTTCGGGACCTTGGAtaggtttattttatttattggaacTTATACGTGAAGTTTGGTCATGATCcaaaatgtctaagtgtgatgcagacgcgttcggcgaagtttgtaGTTTTGAAAGATAAGAGGAGGATTTTGATCCtcgatttgtggttttgatgttattcacgGTGTTTCGATCTTTTGGATTAGTTCTGATAAGGTATTGTGACttattggtgtgattggacggggtcaccggggcctcgggtgtgtttcggggtggttttggaccAATTCCCTTTGATTTaatttgctggttctggttttgttCATTGTGAACTCGGTGGGAagcacgcattcgcgatgaaggattttttgTTGGAGGTCAtttttgcttcgcgttcgcggtggagaagtcgtgttcgcgaaggtttgggGCCAGAGGTACATCGCGTTTGCGACAAGGGCATCACGTTTGCTGAGGAGCGGCTAGATCTGGAGAATGGCCTTCGCACGGTCAAGTTTCATTTGCCATGGTCAGGCTTGGTAAGGCATTAAGTTCACGGGCGtggtctcgcgatcgcgaagaggaattttgaGCTGGAGCTGAGTTGAGCTTTGCGAATGCGAGGCACATGCCGCGTTCGAGAAGAATGATGCCTGGGCAGTATATAAGAATGCAAAATcaggttttggctcatttcatctcattttctcATTTGGAGCCGATTTTGGGGCGATGTTGAAGAGCCATTTTCGTCAtctatcatgaggtaagtgattcctattcattgtgagttaaatatattgattatatatggattgtaacatgaaaattggtagaaattatgagattttggaagaaaacctagatatcgtatttttggatttttaccacgaaattggacatgaaattaggaataaattatatatttgagtttgtggtgctaTGAGTAAGGTTTATCTTCGAGAGTTTtcagaatccaggcacgtgggcccgaggtttgACTTTGCAAACTTTTCGTGTAGAGTTAGAAATTGTTTataattgttaaattatgagtctttgagtatattttgTTTGATTGCATGTTCTTTGTCTAGTTTCGTAACGTTtgacattggtttgaggtgttagagaggcgttggagccggtttttggattttggagcgaggtaagtctcatgtctaaccatGTGAGGAAAACTTTACCCCGTAGGTGCTATATtttctatttgctacatgttgtgggagctacgcacgtatggtGTGATGAGTGTccatgcgtatgctagaattcctgattaggtCAGGGTAGATTTAAACTCacgtcatgctttaattgtattgTTTGAGTTATCCTTGTCTGTTTACCTGCCTTAATTATCATATTTGGCATGAGACTGGACTTGTATAGAGCATCAGACCTTGCTATCGTAAATACTAGACGAGCTACTTGGTTAGTAGTGGAACTTATACTTTCTTTTATGGATTTATCCCGCGTTGTATGAAATTGTCCGAAAAgtttcttaaatttcataactcatatatatatatatatatatatatatatatatatatatatatatatatatatatatatatatatatatatatattagtgggGCCAGTGACCCGTCAAGTTTCActatttttatgggatcgggttgaacgccTCAGCAACACTATTATGGATTGGGCCATACAACCTCGGCAGTATTAtgagatacatctatggttcgggTCGGTCAACCCTCGGCAGTTTACACGATTATTGTGGGATCGGATCGTATGCCACAACAAAAAATTATgccattactcttatgggatcgggtcgtttgctTTGGCAGAATCGTGCGAAATATTTGATAAGGAGTCAGCACGCTTATGAGTCTTCATGACTTGATATGTGACCATTTATTTGGTGTTGACCATTATGTATTCCATTTGAGGAAGTATCCGGTATTTGAGGACTTCGTGTTCATTCTTCAGTTGAGGATTGTATTATGTACCTATATCTGTTTTCACTGTTTTACTTGCCATGCTTCATACCTGTCTACTTttattgtacttgatttattggaccactagcaagtgtcaatgtcgaccctttgtcactacttcttcggagttaggctagatgcttactgggtatgcgttgatttacgtgctcatactatacttctgcattaATTGTGCATGTACTGGGACATGTCCATTTGGCGGTCATCTTGGCGTATAGGCGCAGCTGTTGAGgtgactttatggtgagctgcattccatgttaggATCCGTAGCACAAGAAGTCTtcatcatatttatttattttatcccttttattttatattctagacaaatgttgtattagtATTGTACTCACTAGTAGATGTtgttgcacttgtgacaccgggttttggggatttaGATCTTGCTCTTGGTTGTATTCCACTATGATTTTTCTGATTTATATTTGGCCTCATTCgaacatttaaaataataatatctaTATTTTCTATAAATACGAATGGTTTCCActctttatttctttaattattttaaaatgtatttTGGATTAACtcagagcactaggttgacttaagtctcacgagtcatgagccagtctagtagagtcttgcagattagtaaggagacgtctttacttatcttcgagaggctacagggctgttaggagaacttccttttcttgattccttgtcgtgcgatttgatttcgaTTGAAACCTATatattcatttccttcctactcagtCATAGCGATGTTGAGTATTCGATAATAGTTGGGCACCGACGAGCTGTTGAGATGCTACAGATATGGTGCAGGATATTTTACCTTGCGTATGCGGGCGACTATTATCGTTGCCTTTTGGAGGGTGATTACTTATGTGTTGCAGCAGTGAATGCTTCTGGAAAAAGGATTATTCGGTTCGTGATTAGAAGACTCGGTATTTAATTCCAACACAGGAGGGGCAATTGGCTATGGGTGTTCAGGCTTTAACCGATGAAATGGAGAGATTGGGCATTTCCAAACTTAGTGGAAACTTTGTTTGTATTGTGGCGTCGTCGTCCTTATTTGAGTGCACTAAGGTTCTTTAGTATGTTGGTCTTCATTTGTTTACCTTTGGGAGCACGGTTTTGCGAAGGAGTACCTAAGAAGCGGTTATTTGAGATGACGGTATATTGCAACTTCAGGGTCAGATAGGTGTTtccaatgttgatggctcgagggagatgatccttgaggaggcctaAATTTGACGACAATCGATATGTTCGGGTGCCACAGAGATGGATCGTGAATTGGGGAGGCATGACTGGTGACAgatgatgaggaaggacatggtaggATATGTTTCGCGATGGTTAAATTGTTAGCGGGTCAAGTATGAGCAGCGGAGATCGAGTAGTTTACTTAGGGAGATGGTTTAACGAGAGTGGGAGTGGTACCGTATCAtatagattttgtggtaggatattCACATGCTTTGAGAAAGCTTAGTGTGATTTGGGTTATGGTGGACAAATGACTAAGTCTGTGTATTTCGTCTGAGATAGTGGCTTTTATACTTGGGAGTTCAAATGTGacgaaaagagtttcttaggatGCGGAGGAGtgtgaatgcttgattatcattttgTGGATGCGATATAGCTTCGAGTTGTAAATGTATTGTTGGACCTTCAGTTGGTGTTGGTGGAATGAGATAACTCTTACAACTGGTGGACGAGTGTGGACTCAGTAGGATTAACCGATTTCATAGTGGATGTACCCATGGCAATGTCGTTGTGGGATATCAATACGAGGTTACACAAGTGGGGCTATCTTCCGTGAGACGGTTAGAGGCTGCATGATTGGTGAAGTTCCTATAAAAAGTTCTACCTTCTATCTAATGGGATGCATATACTACGATGTGGGCTTGAATCGCTTGAAGAATATTAAGAGACTGTCAGGAGGTCGAGTGTGAgtttgtggctgataattcgggatgtgtATGGTTAGTTCAATAAGAGCTTGTGAGAATTTGGCTGGGTAACAGTATGAGATCATGGTATCTAGAAGGAAAAGTCATTAAGTCCTTGGGTTTTGAAGTTATGGATTAAAACCAAGTGGGAGAGCCTACCGTCGATGATTGGGTTATGTGTTCGTGTGTCTTTACAATTTTTGGTCATCTGTATGTTGGTGAATTGGTTGTGACTAGAGAAGGGGGACATCAGGTGTAATTTGAGAAAGGAATTTGATGGATATGTTCTACATTTCACCTTATCGATTTATGAGAAGGTCgtggaatgacttcaaaatttatAATTCTTATGGATGTGATGTGCAAGGGAAAGGATtcatccggttgcttctttggagTATTCATATACTAGAGGAGCACTAGTTATTTGGTTATATAATCGAGAATGTTTAGAGTGGGCGGCTCTCagtaatggttctagtgggtttaaGAATTTAAAGTGCAGTACCTAATGACTTTCGGGTTCGTTGCATGGCTAAAGATAGAGTATTGCAGCGGGTTGTAAAAGAGGCTTGGAGTATTTATATGAATGTCACTGGGTCAGATGGAagaaataactttggattcaCAGAAGATCTTTTAGAATAGGGGtatcagttggagatactattgagtgcatgcTAAGAGTTTAAAATGGCTTATGGGTATTTAAACGATTTGGTCTTATGAtttggggtcactcgggatgcGTGTCGATTAAGGTCCATTGTGTGATGGAGAAGAGAGTATTATTTTAAAGGTAAGCCAAGGGGAAATCGAAAAAAATTGAGTCAGTTTAGTAGTGGTTTTGATCAGCATGGTAaaggaaatgatcagttcctttggtGCGATTAGGCTATACAGGTGTTTCATGACTATACTTGCGAGCTTGGCAGTCTCCGTAATTTGGTTTATTCAGAGCGATTctgatattcggcttaaagtatgtatatttatatgcatattgcctCGCATTTTACTCATGTTACGTAGATTTCCGATGTGTAATCTAATAATTTATGCTAATTCATGGTATTTtaatgtgtaggaatcattcgagGGCAATGTGGGATGAAGGTGCGTGATTTGAATCAAAAAAAGGGGACAAAATGGAAAAAATGCCACAACGTAGCGCCCGGGATAGCGTGGGGAGCTACATGTGGCGCAGAAATCAGCCCCTAAAATTTCCCAACTCCAGGgctagtgccccacgctaccAAGGGCGCTGGTGACAGAAACTTATCCTATTTCACTCGGGACTTGGTTAATTCGACCCAAGACGCCCCCAACTTGTATAAAGCAAGTCTAAACCTATTGTGGAGGAGGATACGCTACTTTGAGAGAAAAACACAAGTATGGAATACTCGAGAGCACGAAATTCATCAACTCTTCCATCATTCATCTAGTATTCAtagcttttatgtttaaaaataatattttaattattgttatgaacatgagtggctaagaacctcatTATTCTGGGGTTATGGGTCGTTCTTGACTATTGTAATTTGGCGATTGATTGTTTTGCTTGATTTTATAATACTAATTTATTTGTTCAATCTTGTACTTAATATTCTATTACGTAGCTAATAATAGAGTACTATCTAtgaatttatagttgaactcTAAAGTAGGAACTATGGATTGAATATAAGATTGAATAGAGTAAATTTTTGAATCCAGGCATCGGAGAATAGATTTGCGATTACGATAAACACATTCTAGATGCCTTACTTGGTAATTTTTGCAGGAAAATCTATATGCTTTCTTGTCAAGTCtgattctatagacatatagtcATAGGTTGGTTTAAATAGGTGAGTGAAGCGTCGAAAGAACTTCCCAAGCATAATAAAACCTACTAATCAACAGATTAGATAAGCTAAGTGATTACATCAACCGAAAAGTGCAATATGAGAGGCGTTAATACCATAACCCTGGAATACCCCCATCTGATTGAATTCTTCCTAAGTGTTTGTTTGCTTTACTTGCGATCTTATTTATTTGATTGCTTATTAGTTCGTAGTAATTTAGATACAAAAATCACAATCATCTTCTTCACACTCACTTGAGCATTAAATTTATAATATCTTAGATTGCACAATAGTTGATCATAAATCCTCGTGGGAATGATACtttcttatcactttattacttgtcgactgcgtatacttgcatgtgcatttggacccaacaagtttttggcgttgTTGTCGGGgatttagaaattagctacttgtttgaaataagcatttatttattttgtttgaGATTTGATTTGTTTTGTTGTTATGACTCTACAAGTGTTCACATTGAATGCTAAGAAGAACTAACAGTTTGAATAGCCTTCTGCCTTTTGATCCTGAACCCAAAAGACTATTCCACATGTTAAGGATGGAGGCGAAAGCAAGAACAGAAATTGTAGAGTTGGGAACCGTAGTCCAACCACAACCAATCGAGATGCCAGATAATGAAGAGCGATCAGTGATAGAGGCCGCAAGGCCTAATCTTACTAAAATGATTCAGGCTATCTTGAAGCCAGACATCACGGGTCACTTTGagctcaaacagtacatggtacaactgATTCGGTTCATATGAcagtatgtgggtctatctcatgaagatccACATCGGCACATTCAGAactttttggaaattatgaatacTTATAATTATCCGAATGTTTCCAAGGACTACTTCAGACTGGCATTGTTTCGCTTTTCACTGCCGGAGAAAGCTAAGGAATGGTTAACCAAAGAGCCTgcaaactcaatccacacttggaaTGATCTAGCATgaaaattcttaatcaagtttttcccacaAAGAAAACAAAGTCACTGTggagccagattcttgggtttCAACAACGAGATGGTGAGACTCTTTGTCAAGCTTGAGAAAGATATAAGAAACTACTTTGGGACTACCTatatcattgtcagactgatgaggtgttGGGACATACCTTAGTGGATTGGTTGGacgagacctccaaattaaatctAGATTCAGCTTGTGGAGAAAGTTGCATGCAAAAGCCATACTGTGAGATTCAGACTCTGCTGAACAATTTCACTAGAAATGATCAAAATTGGCAGGGTGAGGGTGAACCAAGAAGGGTGAATAAAATACTTAACCTGCCAGAGCCCTTCCAAGTGATACAGATAAGAATTCTCAGTTAAATGCTATAACTTTGAGTAATGACAGAGAATTAGAAGAAgtaccaaaaagaaagaaagaaaagtcaCTCCTAAGGGTGAACTGGTCCCAAAAACTGTGGTGGGAACTGAGATAGAAATTGAAAAAAAGTGAAAAGACTTCGATCGCAAGGCCACCACCTCCCTTCCCACAAAGATTGAAGAAGAAAAGTGATGACAGGATGTTCAACAAAGTTTTTGATATGCTGAGCCAAATTCAATTGAATCTACCATTGATTGATGTGCTACGTGAAATctcaaaatatgctaagtacatCAAAGATATTATGGCTAACAAAAGAAGGTTGACAGAGTTTGAAATAATGGCACTTACTGAAGAGTACACCTCAGGAATTCAAAGAAAGTTGCCGCAAAAGTTGAAAGATCCAAGGAGCTTCACCATACCTGTGCGAATTGGTGAGGTAGATATGGGACGGGCACTCTGTGATTTGGGAGCTAGCATAATTTGATGTCCCTCTCAGTTTTCAGTCAATTGGGGTTGGGAGCCCCAAGGACAATCACAGTCATATAGCAGCTTGCTGATAGATCTATTGTCTATCCAGAGGGGGTGAAAGAAGATGTGCTACTACAAATTGGGCAATTTATTTTGCCAGCAGATTTCATTATATTGGACTATGAAGCTGATGAACACGTCCCCATCATCTTGGGAATACCTTTTTTAGCCACCGCTGATATTGTGATACAAGTTAGTAAATGAAAAATGGTTCTCTGGGTTGATAATGTGTAAGCAGTATTTAACATGTACAAAGCAATTCAGTTGCCAAGTCACTATGATGATCTAGCAATGATATCTGTGAttgaaaaagatgaagaaaaaatGATGTGGATGCATATCTGGATGACTCTCTAGAGAAAGCACTTATGCTATTTGACAGTATTGACTTGTCCTTATGGCACCTATGCTTTTAAGTGAATACCATTTAAGTTGTGCAATGCACctacgacttttcaaaggtgcatGGTGGCAATCTTCACTGATATGGTAGAAATATTTGTTGAAGTATCTATGGATGATTTTTCGGTCTTCAGACCATTTTTTGATGAATGCTTAACGAATTTGAGTAAAGTGCTTGCCATGTGTGAAGAGACAAATTTAGTGCTGAACTGGgtgaagtgccattttatggtaggAGAAGGAATTGTACTCGGGCACAAGGTGTCCAAATATGGGTTAGAGATGGATAAGGCAAAACTGGATGCAATTGAAAAATTGATGCCTCCAATCTCTATCAAAGGAGTCAT from Nicotiana tomentosiformis chromosome 11, ASM39032v3, whole genome shotgun sequence encodes:
- the LOC138901165 gene encoding uncharacterized protein — translated: MANKRRLTEFEIMALTEEYTSGIQRKLPQKLKDPRSFTIPVRIEGVKEDVLLQIGQFILPADFIILDYEADEHVPIILGIPFLATADIVIQLPSHYDDLAMISVIEKDEEKMMWMHIWMTL